Proteins encoded in a region of the Kwoniella shivajii chromosome 3, complete sequence genome:
- a CDS encoding vacuolar-sorting protein SNF7 produces MSGWMSWFAGKKDTREGARDAIVGLRQQLLMLEKKEEHLNKKIEEEMKKAKANATSNKRLAMAALRQKKAHENELDRIAGTRLTLETQVNAIESANLNAETMVAMKKGADALKGIHSNLTAEGVDATMDKIREQMDLTNEISDAISNPVGMGIVLDEDDLKEELDALEQEQLDDRLAGADRVPSHIPASPVGQTAGRVTAQAQAEEDDEEAQLRQLQAELAM; encoded by the exons ATGTCAGGCTGGATGTCATGGTTTGCGGGAAAGAAGGACACTCGAGAAGGAGCGAGAGATGCTATCGTTGGATTGCGTCAACAACTGTTGATgcttgagaagaaagaagaacatctGAATAAGAAAATCGaggaggaaatgaagaaagcaaaagctaATGCAACAAGCAATAAACGAT TGGCTATGGCTGCTTTGAGACAGAAAAAAGCACATGAGAATGAACTTGATAGAATCGCTGGAACGAGATTGACATTAGAGACtcaa GTCAATGCTATAGAATCAGCCAACTTGAATGCTGAGACTATGGTAGCTATGAAGAAAGGTGCGGACGCACTCAAAGGTATTCATAGTAACCT CACCGCTGAAGGAGTCGATGCTACCATGGATAAGATTAGAGAGCAAATGGATCTTACGAATGAAATATCAGATGCCATTTCAAACCCTGTAGGAATGGGTATCGtacttgatgaa GACGatctcaaagaagaacttgatgcTTTGGAGCAAGAACAATTGGATGATCGACTCGCTGGCGCCGATAGAGTACCAAGTCATATTCCAGCATCACCAGTTGGGCAAACCGCAGGAC GAGTCactgctcaagctcaagctgaagaagacgatgaagaagctcaatTACGTCAATtacaagctgaattagctaTGTAA